In the genome of Candidatus Binatus sp., the window CGCAGCTGGTTGGGCAGATTGTTCGGCCGTGGGCGGACGATACCGCCTGCCCCCGGGCCTGCTGAAGGTTCCCGCACTAAACTCGAGCGCGTGCTGGGCTATTCGTTCGCGCGAGCGGATCTGCTGGAGACCGCGCTGACGCATCCGAGCGCCGCGGTCGCCAGCGACGTCCATTACGAGCGGCTGGAGTTCCTTGGGGATGCGGTGCTCGATCTTGCGATCGCAGACCTGCTGATGCGCAAGTTTCCGACCGCGAAAGAAGGCCCGCTGTCCAAGCAGCGAGCGTCGATTGTAAACGCGCGCACGCTGGCGCTGAAGGCGCAGGCGATTGAATTGAACGAGATGATGCGGCTGGGGAAAGGCGAGGAAAAAAGCGGTGGGCGCGAGAAGACCTCGATTCTTGCGGCGGTGTTCGAGGCGGTGATCGGCGCCATCTACACCGACGGCGGACTCACGCCGGCGCAACAAGTGGTCGAGCGCCTGTTCACCGGCGATATCGGCGGACCGGCTGCGGAGCGCGATTACAAAACCGAATTGCAGGAAATCGCGCACCGGAATTTTCGCACGCAGCCGGTGTACGAACTGATCGCGACGGAGGGGCCCGATCACGCCAGGCGCTTTACCACCCGAATCAGAATCGCGGGCCGCGATCTCGGCGTGGCCGAGGGTGGCAGCAAGAAGCAGAGCGAACAGGCGGCGGCGCGCCTCGCGCTGGAGCGGATCGAAGAAGAGCGCGGTGAGCGCCATGGGTGAGCATCGCGCCGGATTCGTGGCGGTCGCCGGCCGCACCAACGTCGGCAAATCGACGCTGGTGAATCGGCTGGTGGGCCACAAGGTCGCGATCGTCACGCCGCGTCCGCAGACCACGCGGCGGCGAATTCTCGGTATCCGCAGCGACGCCGACGCCCAGATCCTGTTGATCGACACGCCCGGACTTCATGAGGCGAAGCAGCAACTGAATCAGCGCATGGTGCAGGTGGCGCGGCGCGCGATCGCGGAGGGCGAAGTCATTCTGGCCGTGGTTGAAGCAGGCGATCATCTCAACCCCGGCGATCGCGCCGTGCTGGTTGACATCCGCGCGCTGGGCCGCCCTACGATCGTTGCGATCAACAAGGTCGATCGCGTCCCGCGCGCTCAACTGCTGCCGCTGATCGAGGAAATCAACCGCGGATATCCTGGCGCCGAGATCGTGCCGGTCAGCGCACTGAGCGGCGAGAATATCGACGAGCTGTTGCTGACCCTCAAGCGGATGCTCCCGGTGAGCCCGGCACTGATGTCGCCCGATGAGTACACCGATCAGAGCGAACGGATGATTGCCGAGGAAATCATCCGCGAGAAAATTTTTCTCAAGATGCGCCAGGAGATTCCGTTCTCGACCGCCGTCAGGGTCGAGAAGTTCGAAGACGACGCGGAGCGCAAGCTCAAGCGGATCGGCGCGACGGTGGTTGTCGATCGCGAGTCGCACAAAGGCATGCTGATTGGCGCGGGCGGGCGCACGCTCAAGGAGATCGGTACGGCGGCGCGCCTCGAGCTCGAAGAAATCCTCGGCGCGCGCGTGTTTTTGGAAATCATCGTCAAAGTCGAGCGCGATTGGACACGCGATCCGCGCAAGCTCGCGGAGTTCGGACTGTGACGAATTCGCGCGCAGCGTCTGGCGCCGAGGCGCGGCGGATTGCGGCCGAGGGTCTGCCGGCAGTGGTGCTGGTTGGCCGCGCGAACGCGGGCAAGTCCACGCTGTTCAATCGAATCACCAGGGGCGGCCGCGCGATTACCAGCGCGATTCCCGGCACTACGCGCGACCTCAATTTCGCCCGCGCGATCCACGGCGACCGCGAATTCATCGTGGCCGATAGCGGCGGCCTCGAGCTTGGCGGGCATGAGCGGATGACCGAACGGATCGTCGGCGAGGCGCTGGCCGCGGTGGGCGTGGCTGACGTCGTGGTGTTCATGCTCGATGGCAGGGGCGGGCTCGGCGAGGCCGACGCCGAGGCGCTGGCGCTGGTGCGCGAAACCGGATGCCCGCTGATCATGGCGGTCAACAAGATCGATCGGCCGGGACAGGAGGCCGAGGCGGCTGAGTTCTACGCGCTCGGCGGCGACGAGCTGTTTTTCATCTCGGCGGCGCACGGGCGCGGAATCGGCGAGCTACTCGATCAAGTCGTCGCGCGGCTGCCCAGGCTTGAAGGCGCCGTGGCCGCATCTCCCGACTTGAGGCTGGCGCTTATCGGCCGCCCCAACG includes:
- the rnc gene encoding ribonuclease III encodes the protein MLGYSFARADLLETALTHPSAAVASDVHYERLEFLGDAVLDLAIADLLMRKFPTAKEGPLSKQRASIVNARTLALKAQAIELNEMMRLGKGEEKSGGREKTSILAAVFEAVIGAIYTDGGLTPAQQVVERLFTGDIGGPAAERDYKTELQEIAHRNFRTQPVYELIATEGPDHARRFTTRIRIAGRDLGVAEGGSKKQSEQAAARLALERIEEERGERHG
- the era gene encoding GTPase Era; its protein translation is MGEHRAGFVAVAGRTNVGKSTLVNRLVGHKVAIVTPRPQTTRRRILGIRSDADAQILLIDTPGLHEAKQQLNQRMVQVARRAIAEGEVILAVVEAGDHLNPGDRAVLVDIRALGRPTIVAINKVDRVPRAQLLPLIEEINRGYPGAEIVPVSALSGENIDELLLTLKRMLPVSPALMSPDEYTDQSERMIAEEIIREKIFLKMRQEIPFSTAVRVEKFEDDAERKLKRIGATVVVDRESHKGMLIGAGGRTLKEIGTAARLELEEILGARVFLEIIVKVERDWTRDPRKLAEFGL